The genomic stretch GTTTTTGTTTCAAATTAGACATGAGTTGATTTTGGGTTCAGGCTGATTCATGTTGTTCTTTTAGGGTCTTGTTCAGGTACTGGTCTGGTCAATTCTGCTCTCCAGTAGTTTCTTGATAAAAGGGCTTAGTTGTGAATGGGGTATCATTTTTTCCTCTTAGATTAGGCTACGCCATCGCTAGTAATTGTCTTCATTGTTCAGCCATCATCGTAACGTTTGGAGTGTTTTTCTTATCTGTGTTTTGGGTACATGTGTTATTTGATCTGAGCTCACACATTGTTGAAATACCGACGGAACTAATACCTTAATGCCGGCACAGTGGTAAGTGTTGGTGCTGCCCTTTTCCTATTCCAGCAAATGGCAGGAATCAATGCTGTGGTATACTACTCCACCTCGGTGTTCCGAAGTGCTGGTATTGCTTCCGATGTTGCAGCTAGTGCTCTGGTAGGAGCATCTAATGTTATCGGTATGTTTGAGTGAGATACTCCTCTATTGAGATTCTTACACTGGTTGAATTTTTTTCTTAGGGTTAATTCTGTAATTTGCTCCTCGGTTTAGGTACTGCTATTGCCTCCTCTCTTATGGATAAGCAAGGAAGAAAGAGCCTGCTAATTACAAGTTTCTCAGGAATGGTAGGTTTCTTCTCTAGCTTCCCCCAAGTCAGTTCTTTATTATTCTCGTGACCAAGAACCAGTCAGACCGTTATGTGGCATTCTGCTTTGTTCGATGAAAAATATTTTTGAAGAAATTATTTTCCAGAAAGCTCTCTATGTTGTTAATGTAGGGGTAAggttgcgtacatccgaccctcTATACCCCGTTAATGTAGGGTTAAGGTTGCAAACACACTCTGAAGTCTTACATGTCATGTTCATAAGGTTATTAATCTACCATAACCTTACCAGCGAGTTAGACCTTTGCTTTTGGTTTTGGGTATCAAGGCCTCAAGGGAGCCACTGTGGCAGTTTTAATGTTAATAAGTTTCGAAACTTGGTCGTGAGTAGTTAGACCTTTGATTGGAAACACGCTGTTGTCGCCGTGTCCTACCAGTCCTGACAACATATTCTTGGAATTATTTTTTTGAAGGCTGCTTCAATGTTGTTACTGTCCTTGACATTCACATGGAAGGCTTTGGCGCCATACTCCGGCACACTAGCTGTCTTAGGAACTGTTCTGTAAGTCTTCCTTTCATAGATTAACTTCACTCTTATCTCGAGACAAATATTaacttcacatataactcatacTGTAGTTAAAATCTGAAAATGCGTGCTTTTGAACAGCTACGTGCTCTCATTCTCACTTGGTGCTGGTCCTGTTCCTGCTCTTCTACTTCCGGAAATTTTCGCATCCAGAATCCGAGCAAAAGCCGTTGCTTTGTCTCTAGGAATGCATTGGGTAAGTAGCCAAAATTTACTTCACATATTAACTCGTATCTTTAATTAAAATCTAGAAAGTTCACCCCTATACTCAAAATGACACTCCAGAATTAACTTTGAAATTCGACATGATCTGGCCATAACTTGTGGTAGAAAGGTCCTTCCCTTTTCTTGCTTTAGTGAGTGTCTTTTGTGGGACGATCCCACATTATTACTTTGAACTTTGAAGTACATCTCATTAATTAGTTGGTTAATCGGCTGTTCACATATAATACCGTCAGGTACAACTTCCCGTTTGTTaactttgtttaattattatacgGCTAATAAGTTGGTTTTACGTATAACAGCGTCTCATGTAAGTTTGTGTTTATTTCACTCTTTGATCTCTCGTAGGCTTCAAATTTCGTTATTGGCCTCTACTTCCTGAGTGTGGTTAACAAGTTCGGCATCAGCAAAGTGTATCTGGGATTTGCGTCAGTGTGTATGTTGGCCGTGCTATATATAGCCGGAAACGTTGTTGAAACCAAAGGGCGGTCTCTCGAGGAGATCGAACGTGCTCTAAGTCCCGCAGTTTAAGTTTTAAATTGAGTGAATAATCTTGCATGATTCGCaaatgatgttttttttttgctgCTCATTAGGAATTTGATGTAATATGAGTCGGAAATCTTATACAGTTCTAAGGATAATGTGTAAGATATTttcataaaataaataagtattatattaatatttaattaagttattttatggaaattaagttgGTCCATTGTATGGTGGAATTTACCTAAGATTCTGTTTCCACTATTATCTCCCATAACTCACCATTCACAATTTAGGAAACTGTTCAGTTGACTCTTTGATGGCAGGAGTCTATATAAGGGGAACATATTTATTCTGATTAAGGTTCACCAAGCCTACCTCATTAAAAAAATACACCATCTAAATTGTGAGGCTGAGGGTTTGGAAGCCAAGTCAGATTTGGGGCATAAGAAATTGGGTTAGTCATTAAGACGgatcaattatttcaagcaatggTTGGAGGTAAGTAATCGATCTCTTTTATCGTTTCTGCATTCAGTTTATACATGTTCATTATGAGACTAGAACATGTTAATTTTAGACTATAAAATCTTACAGTTGGTATAAGAGCGAGTAATTGCCTCTGTCTTGCTTAATTAAAATATTGATTGTTAGCGTAGAATATTCTGTATTCTATGAATTTGCCTTGTTAGaatttttatttatgattttcaCATGCGAAACTTTGCTTTGTGCGTATTAAGAAACCTTATGTATTGatatttgatgaatctaattAAGCCCATATGCCTTGTTTGTACATAGTGTTTACTACGTGTTCCTCGCATGTACTCCGTAATTAATGGATGAGTTGCTAACTTGTTCATTGTTCATAAATAAGAGACTCAAAGTAATTACCTTTGTTATGTCAAAATCAACCATGTGTGCTTGGCTATTACATGTTTTGACCTTGTGCTTGGATGGATCCTATCTCTCCTCGTTGATTTCGTGTTACAAATTTTGATTTGAGATATTGAATTGTTATCCGCTGTTGAAAATTCATTCTCATCGTTCAGCAGTTGTATCTTAACTTTGCACTGATGTTTGCTGTATGGTACGGAATCTGATTTTGGATTTGGTATTTGTCATATACGGAGTTATTTTCTATGTGTGTCCGTATGGAGTTCGGCCTATTGAAATTTCTGGTCATATAATTTTTCCTATATACATAAAGTTGAGTATATAGACTAAAGTTTAATGTCGAGTGATTCAAAATTCTATTAGTTAGAGAGTAGCCACAGCACCTCTAGTTAattgaaattttattttgaaatcaCATGTGGAAACTAGACATTATTTGTGATTAGTCGTATGCAATATAATAAGACTTACCCATAAGAATCTTGTTGTATGTTTTTGTATGACTAATTAGGATGATATATTAAATCTAGTTTCTTAATCTACCCACAGGAGTTGAGAGATGTATACGGTTTGATAGTATTGTTATAAAGTTAAATTTTTTTATGTATCTAATTGAGTAGAACTTTAGCCCACAGACAAGTTTTTGTCTCTAGATACATATTTGAGCATGATTTACATTGGTAAAGCATGATTAAGTTTAAAGTCTCAATTTTGGTAATAAGCATGTTATTTATTATATTTGCACCAATTTTACCTGGGAGTTCTACTAATGTTAAATTTGACATTCCTGAATTGAATGGTGATAACTATAAGGCCTGGAAAGAGAGAATGCTACTGCATTTGGGATGGTTAGATATTGATTATGCTATTCGGAAAGACGAACCACCTAAAGTAACTAAAGAAAGTACTAAAGAAGCAATTGATCTTTATGAAAAGTGGGAGAAATCTAATCGTCTCTCCATTATGTTCATAAAGACCAGAATGTGTGCTAGTATTCGTGGTTCTGTCGATCAACATACTAAAGTTGAAGATCTAATTAAGGCCATCGATGAGCAGTTTGCAACTTCTGATAAAGCTCTTGCTAGTACCTTAATAATGCGGTTTTCATCTTTGAGGCTCACCGAGACTAAAGGTGTGCGTGATTATATCATGCGCATGAGGGACATTGCagctcaacttaagactttggaaGTTACCATGTCTGACACTTTCCTTGTGCACTTCATTTTatgcactcttcctccaaaatatGCTCCGTTTAAGATCTCTTACAACACACATAAAGATAAATGGTCAATTAATGAACTTATGGCCACGTGTGTTCAAGAGGAGGGCAGATTGTTAATGGAGGAAGGTGAAAAGGTGAACCTTACTGTTGCTTCTTCTTCAAAGAGACAAAATGATCACACTAAAGATAAGGGAAAGGGAAAGATTTCAGCTGAGCCAACCATTAAGAAGGAGTCTACGCGTTTCTTTTGTAAAAAGaagggacacatgaagatagactGCATTAAGTTTAAGGCTTGGCTAAAGAAGAAAGGTAATTTTCATGCGTTTGTTTGTTATGAATCTAATATGGTTAATGTTAATCATAATACATGGTGGATTGATTCTGGAACTACAATCCATGTTTCGAATACCTTGCAGGGTATGACAAACCTAAGGAAACCATTGGACAGTGAACTTTCAATCTATTCAGGAAACCAGATTAGTTCACATGTGGAGGACATTGGGACATGCAGTTTAATATTAAGtagtggttttattttgcatttggaaAAGACATTTTATATTCCGAATTTCTCTAGAAATTTGATTTCAGTATCAAGACTTGTACCTTTgggttttacctttaatttttcgGACTACGGATTCAAGTATTCTCGAAATTCGGAAATTATTGGTTATGGTATTTTGTCCGATAATTTATATCGTCTTGAACGCAAAATAATATTACTCATAATTCTATGCATGTTAATGCTGGTTTAAAACGTTGTATTATGAATGAGAATTTCTCTATTTTGTGGCACCGGAGATTGGGACATATCTCCATTGAGAGGGTAAAAAGATTAGTaaaggatggagtacttgatactTTAGACTTTACTGATTTTGATACTTGTGTTACTTGCATTAAGGGTAAGCAAACTAACATGTCTAAGAAAGGTGCAAAGAGAAGTTCTAGCCTATTAGAAATCATACATACGGATATTTGTTGTCCGGACATGAACGCTAATGatccaaaatattttatcacCTTTATTGATGATTACTCACGTTATATGTATCTTTACTTACTTCATTCTAAGGATGAACCTTTTGATGCCTTTAAATTGTTTAAGGCTGAAGTAGAGAACCTATGCAGTAAGCGCATTAAGATTGTGAGATCTTATAGAGGTGGTGAATACTATGGTAGATACACTGAGAACGGACAAGTACCTGGTCCATTTGCTAAATTTCTTCAAGAGCATGGGATTGTTGCCCAATACACTATGCCTGGTTCTCCATATCATAATGGTGTAGCAGAAAGAAGAAATAAGACATTAATTGAGATGGTGCGTTGTATGAGAAGTAATGTTAAACTTccttcatttttgtgggttgatgcTCTTAAGACGGCAATGTATATATTAAACCGGGCTTCTTCCAAGGCTCTGTCTAAGACACCTTTTGAGTTATTTAAAGGATGGAAACCGAGTTTGAGACATATACGCATTTGGGGATGCCCTTCGGAGGTGAGAGTGTATAATCCACAAGAAAAGAAACTTGATCCAAGGACTATTAGTGGGTATTTCATTGGATATGCCGAAAAGTCTAAGGGTTATATATTCTATTGTCCATCTCATAGTACAAGGATTGTGGAATCAAGAAATGCTAAATTTCTTGAGAATGACTTGATCAGTGGGAGTGACCTAATTCAGGACTCTGTCCTGGAGAGGGATCATCAGGAAGTTCCACCCTCTGATTCAAGTGACAGATTGGTTGTCATTCACACTCTTCAAGTTCAATCGAGTGTTACCCAACTAGTGATAGAAATTccacaaaatgtcgatcaaaaTATGGTAGATCATAATAAGGAAGAGGTTCACCATGAGGATGAACAAGTTCCATTAAGAAGATCTATTCGTGAAAGGAGATCGGCTATTCCTGATGactatgaagtatatctacaAGAATTGGATTATAATGTTGGAGCTGATAATGATCCTATGTCGTTTTCACAAGCCATAAGTTCTACAGATTCAAATTTATGGTTAAATGCTATGAAAGATGAGATGAACTCTATGGCATCTAATGGAGTTTGAGATCTCGTTGTATTGCCTAATGCTGTAAAATCCATTGGGTGCAAGTGGGTCTATAAGATTAAAAGAGATTCACTTGGCAACATCGAGAGACATAAGGCAAGACTCGTTGCTAAAGGATTCACTCAAAGGGAAGGAATTGACTACACAGAAACCTTTTCTCCTGTATCAAAGAAAGATTCCTTTCGAATTATCATGGcattagtagctcattttgattacgagttacatcagatggatgtgaaaacaatATTTCTCAATGGTGATTTAGAGGAAGAGGTTTATATGAAACAACCTGAAGGATTCTACTCTAAAGATGGTGAGCATTTGGTTTGTAAGCTAAATAAATCCATATACGATTTAAAACAAGCTTCCCGCCAATGGTATAAGAAATTCCATGAAGTTATTTCTTCATTCGGTTTCGAAGAAAATATAATGGATCAATGTATATATTTTAAGATCAATGGGAGTAAAGTTTGTTTTCTAGTGTTGTATGTGGATATTTTGTTAGCAACCAATGATAAAGGGTTGCTACATGAGGTGAAACAATTCCTTTCAAGTACTTTTGATATGAAGGATATGGGTGAGGCATCTTATGTcattggcattaagatccatagagatagatctcgAGGCATTTTGGGGTTGTCTCAAGAGGCCTATATCAATAAAGTACTTGAAAGATTCAGGATGAAAGATTGTTCACCAAGTGTAGTACCAATTGTGAAAGATGACCGATTCTGCTTGGACCAGTGCCCCAGGAATGACATTGAATGAGAAAAAATGAAGAATATTCCATATGCTTCAGCTGTTGGTAGCATTATGTATGCTCAGGTATGTACTAGACCCGACATTGCATATGCGGTTGGAGTGTTAGGAAGATATCAGAGTAACTCAGGCCTTGATCACTGGAAGGTTGCAAAGAAAGTGTTGAGATACCTTCAAGGTACTAAGAATTACATGCTTATGTTTAGACGGACTGAGAATCTTGAAGTAGTAGGTTACTCCGACTCCGACTACGCTGGTTGCATAGATTCACGTAACTCCACATCAGAATATGTGTTTATGCTAGCTGATGGAGCTGTGTCATGGAGGAGTGTGAAGCAAACCTTGACGGCTACTTCTACTATGGAGGCTGAGTTCGTATCTTGTTTTGAGGCTACCTCACATGGTGTTTGGTTGAAAAGTTTCATTTCTGGGCTTAGAGTTATTGACTCTATTTGTAGGCCGCTAAGAATGTATTGTGATAATTCAGCTGCTGTGTTTATGGCTAAGaataataaaagtgaaagtctaagtaaacacatcgacataaagTATCTAGCCATAAAGGAGCGTGTTCAGGAAAAGAAGGTGATCATTGAACACATTAACATAGAGTTGATGATTGCAGATCCCTTGATTAAAGGCATGTCAATTAAGACTTTCAAGGATCATATAGTGAGAATGGGACTTGGTTCCATTATGTAGTACATTCATTAAGTTTTTGTAAGAAACTTTTATTGAGTTGGATATTTTCTCTTTTAGATTTATGCGCATATTTATAAAGTAATGTTGAGAAATATCATTTTGTTTGAACCTCGAGTAAACGTGGGGTTTACTCATTAAGTTAAATGTGTGTGGTGTGAGTGACTTGATATATTGTGATACATGGAAGATTAATTCTTGTTCTAAGAGAATTCGTCGCCATGATCCATATGTTGAGTCTCTTGTTAAATggaccaagtgggagaatgtaagatatttccataaaataaataagtattatattaatatttaattaagttattttatggaaattaagttgGTCCATTGTATGGTGGAATTTTCCTAGGATTCCGTTTCCACTATTATCTCCCATAACTCACCATTCACAATTTAGGAAACTGTTCAGTTGACTCTTTGATGGCAGGAGTCTATATAAGGGGAACATATTTATTCTGATTAAGGTTCACCAAGCCTACCTCATAAAAAAATACACCATCTAAATTGTGAGGCTGAGGGTTTGGAAGCCAAGTCAGATTTGGGGCATAAGAAATTGGGTTAGTCATTAAGACGgatcaattatttcaagcaatggctggaggtaaGTAATCGATCTCTTTTATCGTTTCTGCATTCAGTTTATACATGTTCATTATGAGACTAGAACATGTTAATTTTAGATTATAAAATCTTACATAATGTCCAAGTTTATTAGCTGTTCTGAAATCTCACTCCTTGTTTTCTACTACTCCATATACTTTTTGGGGCCTATTTTGGCCTAAAACAATTAGACGGGATTTTGTGACCATTTTGTagttaaatgtaaccacaatggtCCAGTTAGTGTTACAACTTAGGTAACTTATTTTTCATTAGTGGTCACATTTGACTGTAAAATGATTTTAAAATTCCGTCTTATTATTTTAGGCCAAAATAGGCCGTCTGAAGTGAGATCAGACCAACTATTGTTTTTCaagtgattttttttcttttgacaaATCCAAATCTAGAAATTAATCTAGCAATGTTACAGCTGAAAACCAACTGAGATTATGAAGGAAACACAATAGCTGTAGTGATTTTGACCAACATTTTTAAGTTTTCTTTGTTGGCAAGTCTTCGACCAGCAGTGAGTAAACGACAGTATGGATCGggtaaatcattttttttttttttttagataaggtacgaaaactaggttgatcctctagggtaggaccaaccaaTTTCATCCTTTTGAATAAGTGAGGTAAGTTGAAACCACTGGCTTTCAAACCAtttcgaaagagttggacataaatgtcagaaagaagtcatgaagtcagcaaccttgttggcttcacgaaagcaatgtttagtTATCTTTTCATCGaacaaatgaaggtctaatttcacatccttgataatactagagatTTCCCAAGGAATTTACCAAATACTATGaagtgagttaataacacataaattatcatcCTCCACAATTagctttgagattcctaagtgtTTAGCGGCTAAAACatcttcttttaaagcgagagcttcgcaacaagaatactattaggtctgcacttttttgctcctaacaTAACGACTTTACCATTATACCGAATATGTATTAATCTAAGGTGGAGGTATTAGACCTGGTGAAATAAATCCGGACCCAAAAAACCGAACGAAAAATATCTGAATTGATAACCGATCGAACGCCCGATATGAGCAAACTCAATAATACTTTGAATCCGACTCAATTCGAATCGAACCAAAACTGCATTGATTTTAATAGTAATCGAATGATACCGGAACCTGAATATAACCGATTGACTTGAAttaaaagtatttattttctcATAATAAACTCACATTTTATAGGTATATTTTTCATTGATTCTTTGTTTATATAGTAGTATTAATTATTACATTCAAATCGGAAAATATAAGATACATCTAAGCTAATTTTATTACTATTAACTTAAGAAATTATGACCCGGAACTAAATTGAACTGAAATTAAACTAACCTGAGCCGAATCGGACTCGAAATAGCACAAACTGATGAAAGTGGCTAACTGAAATGAACCCGATCGAAATCGAATTGAAACCGAAACTAAGGTCAACTCAATTTAAATCGAACCAATTGAATCTGATCCTAAACCGAAACAAGTAGCCCGTTTGTCAGGTGTAGGTGTTATTGGCATATATTCTAGCTACAAATTCAAAGTTTGAGAGAGATCGATTCTTAATACCTTATAAAGAGAAAATGGATTTTCTCTCAAAGCCGTCTCCCGATGTTCGAGAAAGCAGTTTCCCCGGTCACCGAGTTATCCAAATAAGTCGTGTTTTCTGTAGTTTTCCCCGCCGGTTGTTGGAACGACGCGAGCCGGGCCGGGCCAAGAAGGTGACAGCCCTGTAGATTCGTTCCCGATCTTACCTTTGAGGCTAGATTTACCGGCACTTGAATCAGCCGCCGGCGCCCGACTGCGAGTCAAGACGCAGTCGGGCGCCGGCGGCAGCATCCTCAGACAGACGAAGATACCACAACATGGGCAGTTCGATTAATGGGGTCTTCTTTCTTTCTACCATCAACGCATTTCACTGCTCCACCGGAGGCTGCTGCCTCCCTTGGTTTTTGGGGGGTCACCTCCAGGGTTCTTCGCACCTGGATAGTACCAGGACCCTCAACTCGAGTAGTATTCTATTCTATAATCCGTAATCCAACTCGGGAGGTGTAGCCGCAATAGCACCGAgccaacaaaacaaaacaaaggcAGCCCTCTCCTCGGTCTCGTGACAGCCAGCTCGCTCTTAGCACACAACCTCGGCTGGCTTTTCGGACACAGCAAGGCCACCTAGaccgttataataataatacatgTTTGACTGGGCTTACACACATTCGGGGCGGTCGCCCCCTCTGAcgtttgaaaatttcgaaatttttagttaaaattttcgaattttttcgagTCCCCCTTATAATATTACCCTTTCGCCCCGCTGACTTAGAATTCTGGCTCCGCTATTGTTGAGAGACTACTTTTTCCGTGTCTTTATAACGTGTTTTTCGTAACCCTTATGTTATTAATCGGGACTTAAAATGATTCTTTTATTTAATACATGTTTTTATAGACCTTGTATCCATTTTATTGTAAATTGTGACTATTTTTACTTAAATTTATAATCAAAACTCCCACGCTTTCCGAGATTCTTCCGGGGTTGATGCCTGAGCGATTAATGAGAATGGACTGTAATTCATATGCCATATATAGGGACGGGCTATAAATTCGTTGGCAATCAATATGTCTACGC from Silene latifolia isolate original U9 population chromosome 2, ASM4854445v1, whole genome shotgun sequence encodes the following:
- the LOC141643165 gene encoding uncharacterized protein LOC141643165, yielding MIKFKVSILVISMLFIIFAPILPGSSTNVKFDIPELNGDNYKAWKERMLLHLGWLDIDYAIRKDEPPKVTKESTKEAIDLYEKWEKSNRLSIMFIKTRMCASIRGSVDQHTKVEDLIKAIDEQFATSDKALASTLIMRFSSLRLTETKGVRDYIMRMRDIAAQLKTLEVTMSDTFLVHFILCTLPPKYAPFKISYNTHKDKWSINELMATCVQEEGRLLMEEGEKVNLTVASSSKRQNDHTKDKGKGKISAEPTIKKESTRFFCKKKGHMKIDCIKFKAWLKKKGYDKPKETIGQ
- the LOC141641496 gene encoding secreted RxLR effector protein 161-like encodes the protein MKNIPYASAVGSIMYAQVCTRPDIAYAVGVLGRYQSNSGLDHWKVAKKVLRYLQGTKNYMLMFRRTENLEVVGYSDSDYAGCIDSRNSTSEYVFMLADGAVSWRSVKQTLTATSTMEAEFVSCFEATSHGVWLKSFISGLRVIDSICRPLRMYCDNSAAVFMAKNNKSESLSKHIDIKYLAIKERVQEKKVIIEHINIELMIADPLIKGMSIKTFKDHIVRMGLGSIM